From Candidatus Deferrimicrobium sp.:
AGAAGGAGATTCTGCGACGGCTCGGTATTCCTTCCCCGTCCGAACTGTTCCCTGAGTCCTGTAGCGTATAAACCGAGGGGTTGTAGAAACTGACTCCTTGGAAATCAACCAGTTGCGGCAATCAGGTGTCAAACTCAAGGACCAGCCCCCGGGATCGGTCCAACCGTATCTTAATACAGGGCACTCAATCTTGCTCTTCGAGTGACAATTGTTTGCACGGGGTTTGCCGTCAGTGCGAATCCTCTCAAGTAATACCCATCATCGCATGGGAACGCGCGTCAGGTTTTCCGCCTGCACCACCATTACTTCCTATTGCTCCTGCAGGGGGAACTCCAGCACCTACGAATCATCTAACTCGCAAGGACAATAGGGTTTGTCATAAATAAAACATAACGGCGAGTTGATTAACTTACCCCAAAGTGAGTTCGTATCAAAAAAAGAAAGGAGAAAGTCATGAAACATACCGGAATACGATCAACCCTTGCGGTCCTGATGCTGCTTCTGGTCTTTCCCTTGGCTGCCAACGCGCAGCTTATGATCATCGGCAACGACGAGAAATTGATCTTCGATGATGCCGGCGTGGTTCGATTCTTCGCCCCCGGGAAGGACACGGTGTCCATTGTCGACATCTCCGCCCCGGAGTCGCCGAAGATCATCGCCAATCTGCGGCTGGAGAACTCGATTATTGGCCCGCCGACGAACCTGGCCATCACCCCGGACGGCCAGCTGGCGATCGTGGCGAACTCGATCCATCAGGTGCCGGATGGAGCGGGATGGAAGGGAGTGCCCGACAACAAGCTCTACGTCATCGACCTCACGACGAGGCCCCCCAACCACATCGCCACCGTCGAGGTGGGGAAGCAGCCCTCAGGCCTCGACATCAACCGGGCCGGCAGCCTGGCGTTGGTGACCAACAGGGCGGACAACACCATCAGCGTGCTATCCATCCAGGGGAAGAACGTGAAGCTCATCGATACGGTGCCCATGGGCGATCAGGTGGCATCGGTGGCGTTCACGCCGGACGGGAAGCGGGCCCTCGCCGGGAAGTTCCCTGCGCATAAGGTCGCGCTGCTGGACGTGAACGGGCAGAAGGTGACCTACGGCAAGTACGATATGCCGGTAGGGCTTTGGCCGTACAATATCGGCGTGACGCCGAACGGGAAGCTTGCGCTTACGGCAGACCAAGGCAATGCAGGCCGCTCGGATGGACACGTGGATACGGTGAGCGTCATCGATCTAGAGACCAACCCTCCGCGGGTCATCGATCACGTGGTTGTCGGCGACGCCCCGGAGGGCCTCGAGATCAGCCCCACGGGTGAGATCGCCGTGGCCATGCTGTTGAACGGCAACGACGGGCCGCACAATGCGTGGTTCTACCACAAGAACGGGCGCGTGGCGGTCCTGAAGATCGATGGCAAGAAAGTGACAAAAGTCGGAGAGGTTGAGGTGGGAGGAGTTCCCGAAGGGGCCGTCTTCAGCCCCGACGGGAAGTACCTTTTCGTCGGCAACTTCAATGACCAGGGCGTATCCATCCTGAAGGTGGACGGCACGAAGGTCACGGATACCGGCAAGCGCTTTCAACTGCCTGGCCACCCGGCATCCATGCACGGGCAGGTTCGCTAAGCTACTTCTGTGTGGCGGTGCTGGAGGGATTGTCAATAGGGCACGGGTTGCCCCGTGCCACTTGATCCCCGGAGCGAACCGAGAAACCGTTAACCGGCTTACCGTGATGATCGAAAATGCGCCGCTGGCGCGACTGGAGGAAAAAAGGGGGTAGACCAGTTCGGTCCAACCCCTTGGTTTTTCTGGTGGGCCATGTAGGATTCGAACCTACAACCTCCTGATTAAGAGTCAGCTGCTCTACCGGGTTGAGCTAATGGCCCACGCTGGGAAAGAACCTGGATCTTGGCGCGCCTGGGAGGAATCGAACCTCCGCACCCGGCTCCGGAGGCCGGTGCTCTATCCCCTGAGCTCCAGGCGCCTGAAGATGATGGGGTGAGTGACGGGGATTGAACCCGCGACAGCCAGAGCCACAGTCTGGTGCTCTGCCAACTGAGCTACACTCACCGCCCGCGCCTTGAAAGGCGAACGGTAATTATACGGACAGGGTCCGCCCCGGTCAACGGATAATTACTTTCAACGCGTACCGCGAACTCATGATCGCAAGGCCTATCGGTTCGACCCCGGCGACGGGGAAGGGAATCGCTTCCGCAATTCCCCGCGGTGGTCCTCGATCTCGCGGAGCACCTCTTCCGGGCAGGGTGCCTCTTCCTTCAATCCCTCCCGCGGCGTGACACCGGCCTGCCGGCACAGCTCCTCAGCAAGGGCGAAGGCCTCCTCCGCCGACCCGGGGCGGTTTGCGTGCATCCGGAGGACACCCAGCGTGTCCAGAAGGGTCGCCCTGCGCCCCCCGGGTCCGGTGACCACCGACTCCATCCGTCCCAGCGCGTCGTCGATTCCCTCCCCGGAGAAGATGGCGGCCCAGGAGAGGTTGTTGGTCGCCTCGGCATCCCCCGGCTGCAGTTCCAGAGCCCGCAGGTACTCCTTGCGGGCCTTTCCGTACTCCTTCTTCGCCAGGAAGATGTTGCCGAGATTGAGGCGGGCCCGGAAGAACTTCTTGTCTTTGAGAAGGGCTCTTTCGTATTCCCGCTGGGCGAGGTCCAGCTCCCCTTTCCGCTCGTAGGCGACGCCGAGTTCGACATGCTCCGCGGCAGTCAACGGATCCTCAAGGACGATGATCCTCGGAATGCGGGAGCACCCGCCGGCCAGCTGGAGGAGAAGCAGAAGGGGCAATACACACCGCCATGACCGAAAGCATACTTTTCCCACCATCATCGCGCTCCTTGTCGGGAAACGATAATCGCCAGCCGCCCCATTTTCGCCCACTGCGCATCCAGCGTGGAGAACGGGATCACTTTCCCCTGTTCGCTTCCGGAATGCGCGACCACCCCTTCCGGGGTCCAGCCGTATGCCACAAGGTAGTGGGGACGGCTCCAGGTCCAGATGCCGAGGTCAACCAAAAGGATCACGGGGACACCCGAAACAATCCTCTCCCGCAGCCGTGGGAGATCCAGGTCCGTGATCTCCGCCGCAAATCCCCGCCGTCGGGCGGCCTCGGTCAGGTCTGTGATGAGCGTTCCCTTCAGGCCTCCCGTCCGGGTCTCCCGGATGATTTCCGACGTGTCGACATTTTTTCCAAGGAACCCGAGAACCATGGCGAGGGAGGAAGGACCGCAGGTATCGTCCTCCTGGGGAAGGAACGGGACCCCCGCGATAACCACGGAGAGTTGGGCCGGCGCTTCCGAGGATCGAACAGATCCGGCATCTTTCCCCCCGCCGACCGCGCAACCTCCATGCGTGAGGAGAACGCCGGTCAGCAAGACGGCGACCGGGAGGTATGTATATTTTCCCATCGAGGCCCCCTTCACCGCTTCACCGTGGCGTTCCTGTCCTCTACGACCACTTCCCCTCCATGGATCACGAGGGAGAGCCGCCCGTCGAGCAGGGACAGTAATTCCCTCCCCAGCAGATCGAACCGCCACCCCTCCAGGACCGCGATCCCTTCCCGCTCCCCGGCCGCCAGCCGCTCCAGTTCGTCGGCATTCGTCAATACCTCCGGCGCGACCCGGTGCACTCGCGACCGGGACCGCACGAGCGCCCCCAGGAGCCCAACGACAGAGGCGCGGTCCCCGTTGCCGCGGGGCCGTGAAGGGGGGGCCTCCGGGAGTTGCGAATCCGGCAAGGCAAGAGCGTCCCGCACCAAGGCAAGAACGGCCGTCGCCGACCCGCCCCCGCTCTTCCATTCCAGCCCGCGCACGCGACGCAGCGCCTCCTCGTTCGCGGGCTTGCCGCGGGCGATCGCCAGCGCGCTCTCGTCTGCCAGCACGCGGCGGCGGGGGACGTCCCGGCGCCGCGCCTCCCCTTCCCGCCACGCGATCAGGGCCCGGAGCACTGCCAGGCGACGACGATCCAGGGACATCCACCCCTTGACGCGACGGTACTCCAGCAACGGGTCCACTTCATAAGAGGCAGGCGAGGATAACGTGGCAATTTCGGGCTCGATCCACGAGAGACGTCCTTCCCGCCCCAACCGTTCGACCATCCGGTCGTGCAGCGCAGGGAGATACCGGACGTCGTCCAGGGCATAGGCGAGCTGCGACGGGGAGAGAGGCCGGGCGGCCCAGTCGGAATAGGAGTGCCCCTTCTTCACCTCGGCCCCGAGGAACTCGTGAACCACCGACGCGTATGCCGCCTGGGCAGGAAAACCGAGGAGCGCCGCGGCGATCTGCGTGTCGAAGACCGGCGCGGGAACCCGCCCGGTCCGTTGGTGGATGATCTTCAGATCCTGCCATCCGGCGTGCACCAGCTTGAGGACCGAGGGGTCGAAGAGAAGATCGTCGAGCGGCGAAAGATCGACGAGAGCGAGGGGGTCCACGGCGACGGACATCGTCTTCGTGCCGAGCTGGATCAGGCAGAGCCGGGGAAAGTAGGTCCGTTCCCCCACGAACTCCGTGTCGAATCCGACCTTTCCGGACTCGCGCATCGCGGCGACCAGGTCGCGAAACTCCGCCGGGTCCGTCACGACCCGCCCCTTCGGTTCCTTCTCCATATCTCCTCTTGGCTTAGTGGAATCTGCGCAACCGCAGGGCGTTGGTGACAACCGTCA
This genomic window contains:
- a CDS encoding YncE family protein, which produces MKHTGIRSTLAVLMLLLVFPLAANAQLMIIGNDEKLIFDDAGVVRFFAPGKDTVSIVDISAPESPKIIANLRLENSIIGPPTNLAITPDGQLAIVANSIHQVPDGAGWKGVPDNKLYVIDLTTRPPNHIATVEVGKQPSGLDINRAGSLALVTNRADNTISVLSIQGKNVKLIDTVPMGDQVASVAFTPDGKRALAGKFPAHKVALLDVNGQKVTYGKYDMPVGLWPYNIGVTPNGKLALTADQGNAGRSDGHVDTVSVIDLETNPPRVIDHVVVGDAPEGLEISPTGEIAVAMLLNGNDGPHNAWFYHKNGRVAVLKIDGKKVTKVGEVEVGGVPEGAVFSPDGKYLFVGNFNDQGVSILKVDGTKVTDTGKRFQLPGHPASMHGQVR
- a CDS encoding tetratricopeptide repeat protein — translated: MPLLLLLQLAGGCSRIPRIIVLEDPLTAAEHVELGVAYERKGELDLAQREYERALLKDKKFFRARLNLGNIFLAKKEYGKARKEYLRALELQPGDAEATNNLSWAAIFSGEGIDDALGRMESVVTGPGGRRATLLDTLGVLRMHANRPGSAEEAFALAEELCRQAGVTPREGLKEEAPCPEEVLREIEDHRGELRKRFPSPSPGSNR
- a CDS encoding cysteine peptidase family C39 domain-containing protein; the encoded protein is MGKYTYLPVAVLLTGVLLTHGGCAVGGGKDAGSVRSSEAPAQLSVVIAGVPFLPQEDDTCGPSSLAMVLGFLGKNVDTSEIIRETRTGGLKGTLITDLTEAARRRGFAAEITDLDLPRLRERIVSGVPVILLVDLGIWTWSRPHYLVAYGWTPEGVVAHSGSEQGKVIPFSTLDAQWAKMGRLAIIVSRQGAR
- the rnd gene encoding ribonuclease D, translated to MEKEPKGRVVTDPAEFRDLVAAMRESGKVGFDTEFVGERTYFPRLCLIQLGTKTMSVAVDPLALVDLSPLDDLLFDPSVLKLVHAGWQDLKIIHQRTGRVPAPVFDTQIAAALLGFPAQAAYASVVHEFLGAEVKKGHSYSDWAARPLSPSQLAYALDDVRYLPALHDRMVERLGREGRLSWIEPEIATLSSPASYEVDPLLEYRRVKGWMSLDRRRLAVLRALIAWREGEARRRDVPRRRVLADESALAIARGKPANEEALRRVRGLEWKSGGGSATAVLALVRDALALPDSQLPEAPPSRPRGNGDRASVVGLLGALVRSRSRVHRVAPEVLTNADELERLAAGEREGIAVLEGWRFDLLGRELLSLLDGRLSLVIHGGEVVVEDRNATVKR